The Candidatus Methylomirabilota bacterium nucleotide sequence CGGCGCCGTAGCGGCGGATCAGCTCGTCGGGATCCACCACGTTGCCCTTGGATTTGGACATCTTCGCCCCGTCCTTGATCACCATGCCCTGGGACAGGAGGGCCAGAAACGGCTCGTCCGCGCGCGTCATGCCCATGTCGCGCAGCACCTTGGTGTAGAAGCGCGCGTAGAGGAGGTGGAGCACGGCGTGCTCGATGCCGCCGATGTACTGGTCCACCGGCATCCAGTAGGCGGCGGCGTTGGGCTCGAACATCCCGCTCTCGTAGAGGGGCGAGCAGTAGCGCAGGAAGTACCACGACGATTCCACGAAGGTGTCCATGGTGTCGGTCTCGCGCTTGGCGGGCCCGCCGCATTTCGGACACCGGGCGTTGACGAAGTGGGCGACCTCGGCGAGCGGCGAGCCCCCCTTTCCGCTGATCTGCACGTCCTCCGGCAGCACCACCGGCAGCCGATCCTCGCGCTCCGACACCATGCCGTCGACGGGACAGTAGAGAATGGGGATCGGGGCGCCCCAGTAGCGCTGGCGGCTGATCCCCCAGTCGCGCAGCCGGTAGTTCACCTTGGACTCGCCGAGCTTCTTCTCCACCAGCCAGTCGATGGCGCGGCGCTTGGCCTCCGGCACCGGCAGTCCGTCGAGGAAGCCGGAGTTGATCTTCACGCCGTCGCCCGTGTAGGCTTGCGTCTCCTCCCAGCCCTCCGGGCGCTTCACGGTGGCGATGATGGGCAGGCCGTGCTGCTTGGCGAAGTCCCAGTCGCGCTGATCCTCGCCGGGCACCGCCATGATCGCCCCGGTGCCGTAGCCCATGAGGACGTAGTCGGCGAGGAACAGCGGGATCTCTGCGCCGGTGAACGGGTTGGTCGCCCGCGCGTTGAGGCGGAGGCCGTGCTTGGGCCGGTCGGCGGCCAGCCGCTCGATCTCGGTCTCGCGCGCGACTTCCTTGCGGAACGCGTCGATGCGCGCGCGCTCCGCGGCGTCCAGGACGAGGGCGTCGACGAGCGGGTGCTCGGGCGCGAGCACCGCGTAGGTCATGCCGAAGGCGGTGTCGGGCCGCGTGGTGAAGATCCGGATCGCCTGCCCCGCCTTCCCCGCCACCGGCAGGTCGAACTCGGCGCCCTCGCTCTTGCCGATCCAGTTGCGCTGCATGGTGAGCACGCGCTCGGGCCAGCCGGGCAGGCGGTCACACCACTCGAGCAGCTCCTCGGCGTAGGCGGTGATCTTGAAGAACCACCCCTCGATCTCCTTCGTCGTCACCTCGGAGTCGCAGCGCCAGCAGCGCCCCGCCTCCACCTGCTCGTTGGCGAGGATGGTCTGGCAGGACGGACACCAGTTCACCGACGAGCGCTTCTTGTACGCGAGCCCGCGCTCGAGCATGCGGATGAAGATGAGCTGCTCCCAGCGGTAGTACGCGGGATCGCACGTGGCAAGCTCGCGGTCCCAGTCGTACGAGATCCCCATTCGGCGGAGCTGGCTCCGCATGTTCTTGATGTTCTCGTACGTCCACACCGCGGGGTGCACGCCGTTGTCGATGGCGGCGTTCTCCGCGGGCAGACCGAACGCGTCCCAGCCCATCGGGTGCAGCACGTTGAAGCCGCGCATCCACTTGTAGCGGGCGAGGAGATCGCCGATGGCGTAGACGCGCACGTGCCCCATGTGGATGCGGCCCGAGGGATAGGGAAACATCTCGAGGCAGTAGAACTTGGGACGACCGGGTGTCTCGGTGGCGCGAAACTGCTGCGAGCTCTCCCAGACCTCCTGCCACTTCCCCTCGATCTCGGCAAACGGATAGCGTTCGGGGCGATCGTCGTAGGCCATATTCGGCCTGAGTTTAAGTCCACTTGGCGGGGCGAAGCAAGGAACGGCTCCCCGGGGACCGTGGACGGCGGCTCGGTCCCCGGGGGATGACCCGACGGGACCTATTTCTTCTTCAAGGTGAGGTTGATGACCTTGGCCGCCTCCTCGGCCTTGGCGATGGACTCGGCGTGCTTCCCCGCGTCGTGGAGCTTCTTGGCCTCGGCGGCGAGCTCGTTGGCCTTGGCCGAATTGGCGTCGGTCTTGCCGGCCGTCGCGTCCTGGATCTGCTTGATGAGGAGCGGACACTGGAAGGCTAGGGCCTGGCCGGTCGCGAGAACGAGGACGGCGATCGCGACGACGAACGTCTTCAGCATGGGTCTCACCTCCTTCCCGGACGATCCATAGCGTTAACCCTCCGCCGGCGCCGCCGGTTCCGGAGCCGGCGCGGGCGGGTGGAAATGATCATAGATGCGCTGGGCCAGCTTGGGCGTCACCTTTGGCACGGCGGCGAGCTCGGCCACGGTGGCCGCCCGCACCCCACGCGCGGAGCCCAGCGTCCGCAGCAGCGCGGTGCGCACCCGCGGTCCCACGCCGGGTATCCGGTCGAGCTCCGAGCTGATCGTGCGCCGCGCCCGCACCTTCTTGTGGTACGTGATCGCGAAGCGGTGCGCCTCGTCGCGGATCTTCTGGAGCGCCATGAGGGCGGGCGAGCCCATGTCGAGCACCAGCGGCGTCAACCGCTCCGGCGTGTAGACCTCCTCGGCGCGCTTGGCCAGGGACGCGATGGGCACATAGTCGAGCCCGAGATCCTCCAGCACCTTGATTCCCGCGTTGAGCTGGCCACGGCCCCCGTCGAGGAGGATGAGATCGGGCAGCGGCCCCTCCCCTTCCAGGGCCTTCGAGTAGCGGCGGGTCAGCACCTCCTGCATCGAGGCGAAGTCGTCCGTCCCCGTGACGGTGCGGATCTTGTAGCGCTTGTAGTCGTCCTTCTTCATCTCACCACCCTGCCAGACCACCATCGAGGCCACCGTGTCCGAACCCTGGATCGTGGAGATGTCGAAGCACTCGATGCGGTCGGGCGGGTCGGCGAGCCCGAGCGCCCGTTGCAGCTCCTCGCGCACTGCCTGGTGGCGGTCCGTGCGCGAGAGGAGGTGGCTCTGCAGCGCGAGGGCCGCGTTCTCCTCGGCCATCTCGACGAGCTCGCGGCGGCGGCCCCGCTGTGGGGCGTGGAGCTCCACGCGTCCGCCGCGACGCTGGCGCAGCCACTCGAGGACGAGGGGGGCCTCGGCGATCTCGGTGGACAGGAGCAGCTCGGGCGCCGGCACCACGCTGCGCGCGTAGAACTGGCGCACGAACGCGGAGAGCACGTCCCCGTCGCCCTCGCCGACCAGCCGGTCGAAGAAGAAGGACTCGCGTCCGAGCAGGCGGCCCCTCCGAATGAAGAATAGTTGGATACACGCGTCCGGGCCCTGGCGGACCAATCCGATGATGTCCTGGTCGGTCTCTTCGGTGGAGATGATCTTCTGGCGCTCGCGCACCGTGTTGAGGGCCTGGATGCGGTCGCGCAGCACCGCCGCCTGCTCGAAGCGCGTCTCCGCGGCCGCCGCCTCCATCTGCCGCGTGAGCTCCTTGACGAGGTCGTCGTCCTTCCCCTCGAGGAAGCGCTGCACCTGGGCCACCGTCCGGGCGTAGCCCTCGGCGGTCTCCGCGCCGGTGCACGGCGCGTTGCACCGGTGGATGAAGAACTGGATGCACGGCCGCGGCAGGGTGCCGTCGATCTTGATGCGGCACGTGCGGAGCGGGAAGAGCTGGCGCACGAGGCGAAGCGTCTCGCGCATCGCGGTGGCGGGATAGAACGGCCCGAAGTAGACGTCGCCGTCCTGCTGCACGCGCCTCGCGACCACCAACCTCGGAAACGGCTCGGAGGTGGTCAGCTTGAGGAAGGGGTAGTGCTTGTCGTCGCGCAGGATGATGTTGTAGCGGGGCCGGTGCTTCTTGACGAGGTTCGACTCGAGGATCATCGCCTCGAGCTCGTTAGCGGTCACGATGAGATCGAGGTCGCGGATCTGGGCGACCAGCGCGTCGGTCTTGGGGTCGCGGACCCGCGAGTCCTGGAAGTACGAGCGGACGCGGCTGCGCAGCGAGGCCGCCTTGCCCACGTAGATGATCTGGTTCTTGGCGTCCTTGTAAAGGTAGACGCCGGGGCGGTCGGGAACCTGCTCGAGCTTCTCCTGAAGCGTCACGGCACGTCTATTGTATCCGCTCGCCTCGCCTTCGGCTGCGGCTCGCCACCCTCGCTCCCCTCGGACCCCATCATGTGTCCGCTCGCCTCGCCTTCGGCTGCGGCTCTCCAATCAACTGCCCGCGCGTTACCCGCCGCCTCGCCACAAGGTCACGATGAGGATGGCGAGGCCGAGGAGGGCGGGCACGATGACGCTCCAGCGAAGGGCGCGCTCGACGCGGCGGAGCATGGGGCCGCGCGGGCGCCCGGGGCGCGGGGGATCCAGGAACGTCATCAGCTTCGTGAGGACGAAGAGGCCCAGCGAGAGGACGGCGAAGAAGACGAGGACCCACTTGAAGGCGGCGCCCACGTCAACGGACGCCCAGCTCGACCCGGCGCAGCGCCTTCACCTGATCCCGCAGCTCGGCCGCCCGCTCGAAGTCGAGCCGTCGCGCCGCCTCCTTCATGGCGGTCTCGAGCTCGGCGATGCGCGCGGCCAGCGCCTCGGCGCTCTCGGGTGCCGCCTCGACCGTCTGGGGCACCGGCACCGTGTAGTAGTCGCGCTCGGACACCGTCTCCAGCAGCTCGCGAATCGACTTCCGTACCGTCTCGGGCGTGATCCCGTGTTCGGCGTTGTAGGCGGCCTGGGCGGCGCGCCGCCGCTCCGTCTCCGTGATCGCCTCCTGCATCGACCCCGTGACCCGGTCCGCGTACATCAGCACCTCGCCGTTGACGTGGCGGGCGGCGCGGCCTGCCGTCTGGATCAACGAGGTGGCCGAGCGGAGGTACCCCTCCTTGTCGGCATCGAGGATGCCTACCAAGGAGACCTCGGGCAAGTCCAGCCCTTCGCGCAGGAGGTTGATGCCGATGAGCGCATCGAACTTGCCGAGGCGGAGGTCGCGGATCACCGCCACCCGGTCGAGGGTGTCGATGTCGGAGTGCAGGTAGCGCACGCGGAGCCCGTTCTGCTGGTAGTACTCGGTGAGGTCCTCGGCCATGCGCTTGGTGAGGGTGGTGATCAGCACCCGCTCGTCGCGCTCCGCCCGCGTGCGCACCTCGGCCATGAGATCGTCCACCTGGATCGAGGCAGGCCGAACGATGATGCGGGGATCCATGAGCCCGGTGGGGCGGATGATCTGCTCGGCCACCGCCCCGCCCACGTGGGGCCGCCCGGGCGCCTCCCGTACCCCGCCCGCGCGCTCGAGCTCGTACTCGCCGGGCGTCGCGGACACGTAGAGGACCTGCCCGGTCACCGCCCGGAACTCGTCGAAGGTGAGCGGGCGATTGTCGAAGGCCGAGGGTAGCCGGAAGCCGTACTCGACCAGCGCCTCCTTCCGGGACCGGTCCCCGCCGTACATGCCGCGGATCTGGGGCACCGTGACGTGGGACTCGTCGATGATGACGAGCGCGTCCTTGGGGAGGTAGTTCATCAGCGTCGCCGGGCTCTGGCCCGGCTTGCGGCCCGCGAGGTGGCGCGAGTAGTTCTCGATGCCGTGGCAGTAGCCGATCTCGCGCAGCATCTCCACGTCGAAGAGCGTCCGCTGCTCGAGCCGCTGCGCCTCGAGGAGACGGTTCCGGGCGCGGAAGAAGGTCAGACGCTCGCGCAGCTCCTCGTGCACATTGCCGATGGCGCGCTCGATCTGGTCGGCGGGCGTCACGTAGTGGCTCGCGGGATAGATGCGCGCCGCCGGCACCACCCCGGTGGTGGCGCCCTTCAGCGGATCCAGCGTCACGATGCGGTCCACGCTGTCGCCGAAGAGCTCGATCCGGAGGGCCTCGGACTCCGCGGCGGCGGGGAACACCTCGACGACGTCGCCCCGCACCCGGAAGGTGCCCCGCCGGAAGTCGTAGTCGTTGCGCTCGTACTGGATGGCCACGAGGTCGCGCACCAGCGCGTCCCGGCTCACCACCTGCCCCGTCTCAACGCCCACGTGCATGCCGCGGTACGTCTCGGGCTCGCCGATGCCGTAGATGCACGAGACCGACGCCACGATGACCACGTCCCGCCGCTCGAAGAGCGCGGTGGTGGCGGAATGGCGCATCCGGTCGATCTCGTCGTTGATGAGGGCATCTTTCTCGATGTAGGTGTCCGACTGCGGGATGTAGGCCTCGGGCTGGTAGTAGTCGTAGTAGGACACGAAGTACTCGACGGCCGACTCGGGGAAGAAGGACTTGAACTCGCCGTAGAGCTGGGCGGCGAGCGTCTTGTTCGGCGAGATGACGAGAGCGGGGCGCTGGAGCCGGCTGATCACGTTGGCGAGCGTGAAGGTCTTCCCACTCCCCGTGATGCCTAGGAGCACATTGTGGGAGCCGCCCCCCGTGACGAGCTCGGAGAGCCGGTCGATCGCGCGCGGCTGGTCGCCCGCGGGCGAGTAATCCGACGACAGCGTGAACAACGGCGTCAGAAGCTCGACGGCACCGCGACGAGGTACTTCCGCCAGGAGTCGAGGAAGGACGAAGCGTGGGGGTGCCGGAGAAGGTGGACGGAGAAGAGGAACTGCGGGTGGATGGGCTCCCGGATCAGCCGCAATCGGGCTTCCTCGAGGGTCCGGTTGCCCTTGAAGAGATTGCACCGGAGGCATGCCGCCACCACGTTGGTCCAGGTAGTCTGCCCACCCCGCGACCGCGGCATGATGTGATCCACCGTCAGCTTCTCGCCCCGGCGCGCGCAATACTGGCAGATGTAGCCGTCGCGACGGAGGATGTTCTTCTTGTTGAAGGCCACCCGCTCCAGGAAGGGCTTCCGGATGTAGGCGGCGAGACGAATGACCGCGGGGAGCGGGTAGGCCCGCGAGGGGGACCGCACCACGCGCGGCGAGGCCTCGACGCTCTCGGCCTTGCCGCTCAGGAGAAGGGTGATCGCCCGCTTGGCGTTGGTGAAATGCAGCGGCTCGTAGGTGTAGTTCAGCACCAGTACCGCGAGATCATCCATGTCCCATCGCTAGGATAGAGAACGGGCGGAGGACTGTCAACTCACGGGGCCCGCCGCGGCGGTCGGCGGGGACGCCGGCGCGGCTAGGCGAAGGCGCGCCAGAGGAAGTGCGCGGAGCCGGCGATGAAGACGAAGAGAGCGGCGGCGGCCACCGGGTTGAGGATGGCCAGCCCGACGAGGAAGCAGAGCAGGATGAAGCACGCGCAGTAGAAGCGAAGCTCGCGGCGATCCGCCCAGCCGCCCTTCCCCACGAGCACCATGCTCCGCGCGGCGAGGTACACCGGCGAGTAGAGCAGGAAGAAGGCGAGGAAGAGACCGGACAGGGCGAGCACGCCGCTCATCGCGCCGACGAGGCCCCAGACGGCCCACGGCCAGATGGCCTGCTCATTGCCCTCCGCGAGGGACTGCGGGATGGCCTGGGGGCGGAAGTAGACGTAGAGGAGCCCGATCGTGTAGAGCGGGAGGACGATCTCCAGCCAGCGGCGATAGCGGGTCCCCAGCAGTCCCTCCATGCCCACCATTGAAGGCACGGGACGTGCCAGCCCGGCCCCCCTTCGGAACCGACGTGTTTTTCCGCCGTTACAGGACCGGCGCAAAGGCTGCGTGTCACGCGGGCGACGGCCAGCCGGTACAGGCCGTCAAGCCGTCGGCACTGTCAGCTACAGCAGGAAGCCGCCCGGGAACGGATCCCGGGGGTCGAGGAGCAGCGTGGCCCGTCCCATCGCCCACGCCCGCCCGGTAATCTCGGGAACAATGGCAGGTTTGCCGCCCACGGTGGTGAGGGCGGCGATGCGGCCCGTGAAGAGCGTGCCGATGATGGACTCGTGCCCGAAGGGCTCCCCCACACCGAGCGCGCCGCGAGCATGGAGATTCGCCAGGCGCGCGCTGGTGCCGGTGCCGCAGGGCGAGCGATCGAGGCCCGCAGGCGCGACGACCACCGCGTTGCGCAGCCGAGCCTCCGGACGGCGGCCGGGCTCGAAGAACTGGATGTAGAGCAGGCCGCGAGCGTCCGGCATCTCCGGGTGCACCAGCGGCACCTCGGCTTCGATGCGCGCGCGGATCCGCTCGCCGACCTCGATGAGCCGAGGCCCCGCCGCGGGCTCGAGCGTGAGCCCCAGCGTCCCGGCGGGCACCATCGCGTAGAAGTGCCCCCCGTACGCCAGGTCGAAGGGGACCCGACCGAGCCCGGGGACGTTCACCTCGGCGTCCAGCAGCACCGAGAAGGCGGGAACGTTCTGGAAGGAGACGGACAGCGTCTCCCCGGCTTCCCGTCGGACCCATGCGGTCACGAGGCCGGCCGGCGTCTCCAGCGTGACCGCCGTCTCCGACCCGGCGACGGGGACGCGGCCCGTCTCTGCCAGCATGGTCGCGATCGCGATGGTCCCGTGCCCGCACATGTGCACGGGCCCCAGCGGCTCGATGAAGAGCACTCCGACGTGCGCGGAGGGGTCAACCGGCTCGGTGAGGATGGCCGCGCACATCGCGGCGTGGCCCCGCGGCTCGTACAGGATGAAGCCCATGAGGTCCCGGCCGTGCTCGGCGAGCCACTCGCTGCGCGCCATCAGGGTGGCACCCGGCACGGGCGGCGCGCCGCCCACCACGATACGCATGGGCTCGCCCTCGGTGTGATAGTCGAGCACGGTCAGCTCGCGGCGCGCGGTCATCGCGCGGGGTTCCGCTTGAGGGACGGCGCGCAGGCCAGCCCCCGGCGGGACATGGCGTGCCCGATGGCGGGCCGCGCGGACAGAGCGAGCAGAACGGTGCGCATCATGGCGGGGAATCGTGCGGCAGTATCTCACACAGGATTCCCTCGCGGAGGCCGTGATCGCTCACCGTGAGCACGTCGAACCCGATCCGCGCCATCGCGCCCAGGCAGATCGCGATGCCGGGCACGATGACGTCCGCGCGGCCCGGCTCGAGGCAGGGCAGCCCGCCGCGCGCCGCGTTGGTCAGGGCGGCGAGCCGCGCCAGGATCGCCTCGATGGCCGCGCGCGTGAGCCGGTGCCCCTGCACGCGCTCGACGTCGTACTCGACCAGGCCGAGGTCCAGCGCGGCCAGCGTGGAGACGGTGCCGGCCGTGCCCACGAGGTGCGCCGCCCCCGCGGCGACGATGGCCTCGGGCACCTCCGCGCGGAGCCGTGCGCCGATCTGCCCGCGGAGGCGAGTCAGCGCCGCGGCGTCCCAGCGACCGTCGCCGGGATGCCCTTCCGCCTGCGACACCACTCCGAGCCGGAGGCTCACCGCGGCCGCGAGGGACCCGTCCCGCGCCAGGGCGAGCTCGGTGCTCCCCCCGCCAATGTCCAGCATGACGAAGCTGCCGCGGAGACCGGGCAGTCCACGCGTCACGCCGAGGAGCGTGAGCCGTGCCTCGTCCTCGCCGGACAGGACCTCCACCACCCGGCCCGTCGCCGCCTCCAGCTCCGCGACGAAGGCCGCCCGATTGGTGGCCTCGCGCACCGCGCTCGTGGCGGCGATACGCACGCGCGCGGCGCCGAGCGCCTCGGCCCGGCGGACGAACGCGGCGACGGTCTCGCGCGTCCGGGCCATGGGGGCCGCGCCGAGTGGGCCTCGGGCCGCCTGGCCCTCGCCGAGCCGGGTCACGTGCTGGGCCCGCTCCACCGGCCGCCAGCCGCCGGGCGCGGCTTCGGCGACGAGCAGGCGCACCATGTTGGTGCCGAGATCGATCGTGGCCAGGCGCATCGCGGCGCGGGCCGCCGCCGCGCTCAGACGGGGCGGCGGAGGCGAAGCGCGTCGTCGAGGATCGCGAGCACTCGCTCGAGACGGAAGGGCTTGACGAGGGTCAGATCGACGCCGCTCTGCGCGAGCAAGGCCGGATCGAGCAGATGCCCCCAACCCGTGATCAGCACCACCGGGATGCCCGGGCGCATCCGCTTCACCGCGCGCGCCACGTCGAGGCCGGAGCGCTCGGGCAGCGAGAGGTCGGTGAGGACGATGTCGAACTCGCCCCCCTGGAAGCGCGCCAGCCCCGTGAGCCCGTCGGCGGCGGCCTCCACGCGATGCCCCGCGCGGGTGAGCGCGTCCACCAGCGTCTCGCGGATCTGCTGCTCGTCCTCGAGCACGAGCACGCGCGCCGGGCCTCCCGCGCGCGCGGCGGAGGCGGCCGGCCGTGCGGCCGGCGCCTCGCGTGCCGGCGGCGCCGCGGCGGCCGCCGCCGGGGCGGGGCTCTGGGCCGCGGCGGGCCGAGCGGCGCCGACGCCGGGAAGCCAGACCCGCACGCAGGTCCCGCGCTCCACCTCGCTCTCGACCTCGATGCGCCCGCGGTGCCGGCCCACGATGCCGTGCACGACCGAGAGGCCGAGACCGGTGCGTAGCGGGGAGCGCGTGGAAAAGAAGGGCTCGAAGATCCGGCCACGCACGTCGTCGGACATCCCCTCGCCGGTGTCGGTGAGCACCAGCTCGACGCCGTTGTCCTTGGGATGCGTGCTGAGGCTCAAGTGACCACCGCGCGGCATCGCGTCGATCGCGTTGAGCACCAGGTTGGTGACGGCCTCGCGCAGCTCGGCCGCGTTGCCGCGCACCGCCGGCCCATCCTGCAGGTCGAGCGACACCTCGATACGGATTCCGCGCGCCTCCGCCTCGTCCTTCCAGAGCCCGCGGGTCAGGGTCACCGCGTCGTGGACGAGGCTGTTGATGTCGATCAGCCCGTTGCTGTCATCCGGGCGCGTCGCCGCGAAGCCCTGGAGGCGACGCACGATGTCGGCGGCCCGCCACGCCGCCTCCTCGACGTGTCCCAGCCCCTCGCGCACCGTCTCGTCGGTCGAGCGCGCCAGCATGAGCTGCGTCTTGCCGAGGATGATGGCGAGGATGTTGTTGAACTCGTGCGCGATGCCACCGGCCATGCCGCCCAGCGCGCGGGCCTTCTCGGACTGGACGAGCCGGTCCTGCGCCGTCTTGACCGCGTCGAGCGCGCCCCGCACGTCGCCGTAGAGTCGCGCATTCTCCACCGCGAGGGCGGCCAGCGTGGCCAGCACCTGCGCCGCCTCGACCTCGTCGGGCGCGAAGTCGCGCGGACGGGGATCCGCGAGGTAGAGCACGCCCACGGTGCGGTCGTGGACGGCCAGAGGCACGAGCAGCGCCGCGCGCAACCCCAGCGCTCCGAGGAACGCCTCGGCCTCGCCGGCTCGCGCGTGAAGGTCGCGAACGGCGAGCGGTCGCGCCGCCGCGTACACGTCCCGGGCCAGCCCGTGCTCGCGATGTGCCGACCACTGCGTGGCGCTGTCCTGCGGCAGGCCGGAGGCCGCGGCGAGCCGCAACCGTCCGTCGACTCCCGACAGTCCGATCGCGGCCACGCGAACGTCGAGGAGGCGGCCGCCCACCTCGCACGCGCGCGCGAGGACCTCGGTGAGGTCGCGGTCGACCACGGCCTGGCCCGAAAAAGCCCCGAGCTCGCGCAGGCGCGCGAGGTGATCGGCCGCCCGGTCGACGAGCCGCTGATGCGTCAGCGCGGTGGCCACGCGATCGGCGATCACCAGGAGCAGGATGGTGTCCTCGGTGGTGAAGGGCACCCCCCGCCCCCGCCGGCCCGCGAACAGCACGCCGACGACCTGAGAGTCGGCCCGCACCGGCACCACGAGGGCATCGCGAACGGGGAAGCGCGCGACGAAGGGATCGCGCGGGGCCGACTCTGCGGTGCGGCGGTAGGCGAGCGCCCGGCCTTCGACGAAGGCGCGGCCGATCACGCCTTCGCCGGGCGGAACGCTCAGCCCCCCGAGGTCGTCGCGCCGGAAGCCGCGCGCCGCGGTCGGCACGAGCGCGGCACGCTCCGGATCGAGCACGAAGAGCATGGCGCGGTCGGCGTCGAGAAGCCGCGCCGCGCGGTCCATCACGAGACCGAACACCTCGGCGGGTGACAGCCCCGAGGTGGGCACGGTGAGGATCTCCTGGGTGGCGGCCAGGGCCTGGGGGTCGACTCCCAGGACCACCTCGCCCGACGGATCGGGCTCGCCCGTCGCCGACGCCTCCCCGATCTCCAGGCGCCGGATGCGATCGCGCAGGCCCTCGAGCGCCCGGCCGATCTCGCTGATGGACTCGGGAGCGGTATGGGGCGGGCGGCCGCCCGCGGTCGTCGGGTCCTCGGTCATCGCGGTGCCCGGCGGCGCGGCGCGCTCGTCAGCGTTGACATGGGAGACAACAGAAGATAGCACCACGCATGCCAACCACCCTTCGCACCAAATTTTCTCCTAACCTATTGATTCCACTTGCGTGAACGCCTCTGTGTAAAGCTCTGAGGGCCTCGCAAGTCGTGCGCGGTGGCGATTCCGTAAGATTCTCCGACTCTTGGCACCAGGGACGTGATGCGACGGTGGAGCCGCCCTCCGCCCGGGGCGGGGTGGCACCTGCCTTACTTGCTCTTCAGCGAGCGGATGTAGTGGACGACCGACCAGCGATCGGTCTCGGGAAGATGCTTCCAGGACGGCATCGGGCCCCGGCCATTGGAGATCTTCCAGAACAGCTCGCCGTCGCTCTCGTCCTGCACCCGCTTCGAGGTCCAGTCTGCGGGCTTCGGATTCAGCGCGGCCGAGCCTGGCCCATTGCCCTTGCCGGACTCGCCGTGGCAGAGGACGCAGTTCACCTGCGCGACCTTCTTGCCCGCGTCGACGGCCTTGGCGCCGCCGGCCACGGGATTCTTCTTCGTCTTCTCGGCCACCGGCGCTTCCCATGCACCCTGCGCCCACGCCCCGCTCGCCCCACCGAGCAAACCGGCGAGGATCGCCGCGCTGAGCACTCGGCGCCCGCACGCTCTCGACATCGCACTCCTCCTGTTCCACGTCGTGATGAGGTTCACAACCTGCGACATTTAACACCGGCGCCGTGGAAACGGTCAAGCCACCGGCGTGATATGGTGGCAACTCGCGTCGACTTCCGGGAGGTTCCATGGCTCACGAATCCGTCTACGTGGTCGCGGTGGTAGGGGCAGGCCCCGCGGGGCTCTTCGCGGCGCGCGCCCTCGCCGCGAACGGCTGTCGCGTCCTGCTCTTGAATCGCGACATCAAGCCGGGCGGCCTCGCCGAGTACGGGATCTTCCTCGACAAGTACAAGATGAAGGGTGGCCTGCGCCGCCAGTTCCAGAAGATTCTGACCGATCCGCGTGTGACCTACTTCGGCAACGTCACCTTGGGCCAGTCCGCCGACCTCGCGGTGGACGATCTCCGGGCCGCGGGGTTCGACGCGCTCGTGTTCGCCATCGGCGCCCAGGGAACCAAGTACCTCGGCGTGGAGGGCGAGCGCCTCCCGGGCGTCTACCATGCCAAGGACCTCGTCTATCACTACAATCGCCTGCCCCCGTTCGCGGAGCAGCCTTTCCCCATGGGCCGTCGGGTCGCGATCGTGGGGGTGGGCAACGTGATGGTGGACATCGCGAACTACTGCGCCCACTACTGCGACTGCGACGCGGTGATCGCGATCGCCCGCCGTGGCCCCTACGAGAAGGCGTACGACGATCGGGAGTTCGAGGACATCGAGGACGCGTTCGACCGCGATCTGTACCGCGCGGAGATCGCCCGCATCCGGCCGCGCCTGGAGGCGGCGGGCCAGGACGCGGACGCGCTGCTCCACGCCCTCGGACAGAAGCCCGAGTCTCTGACGCGCACGCGGGCGCGCCTGTCCTTCCGCTTCCTTGCCTCGCCGCGCCGCGTGGTCGCGGAGGCCGGCCGGGTGACCGGGCTCGAGGTCGAGGAGACACGGCTCGAGCGCAAGGGCGAGCGCATCAACGCCGTCGGGACCGGCGAGCTCAGCGTGGTCCCCTGCGACACCGTGGTCTTCGCGGTGGGTGACCGCGTCGATCCCGCCGCGG carries:
- a CDS encoding Ppx/GppA phosphatase family protein; translation: MRLATIDLGTNMVRLLVAEAAPGGWRPVERAQHVTRLGEGQAARGPLGAAPMARTRETVAAFVRRAEALGAARVRIAATSAVREATNRAAFVAELEAATGRVVEVLSGEDEARLTLLGVTRGLPGLRGSFVMLDIGGGSTELALARDGSLAAAVSLRLGVVSQAEGHPGDGRWDAAALTRLRGQIGARLRAEVPEAIVAAGAAHLVGTAGTVSTLAALDLGLVEYDVERVQGHRLTRAAIEAILARLAALTNAARGGLPCLEPGRADVIVPGIAICLGAMARIGFDVLTVSDHGLREGILCEILPHDSPP
- a CDS encoding proline racemase family protein encodes the protein MTARRELTVLDYHTEGEPMRIVVGGAPPVPGATLMARSEWLAEHGRDLMGFILYEPRGHAAMCAAILTEPVDPSAHVGVLFIEPLGPVHMCGHGTIAIATMLAETGRVPVAGSETAVTLETPAGLVTAWVRREAGETLSVSFQNVPAFSVLLDAEVNVPGLGRVPFDLAYGGHFYAMVPAGTLGLTLEPAAGPRLIEVGERIRARIEAEVPLVHPEMPDARGLLYIQFFEPGRRPEARLRNAVVVAPAGLDRSPCGTGTSARLANLHARGALGVGEPFGHESIIGTLFTGRIAALTTVGGKPAIVPEITGRAWAMGRATLLLDPRDPFPGGFLL
- a CDS encoding cytochrome c gives rise to the protein MSRACGRRVLSAAILAGLLGGASGAWAQGAWEAPVAEKTKKNPVAGGAKAVDAGKKVAQVNCVLCHGESGKGNGPGSAALNPKPADWTSKRVQDESDGELFWKISNGRGPMPSWKHLPETDRWSVVHYIRSLKSK
- a CDS encoding HNH endonuclease gives rise to the protein MDDLAVLVLNYTYEPLHFTNAKRAITLLLSGKAESVEASPRVVRSPSRAYPLPAVIRLAAYIRKPFLERVAFNKKNILRRDGYICQYCARRGEKLTVDHIMPRSRGGQTTWTNVVAACLRCNLFKGNRTLEEARLRLIREPIHPQFLFSVHLLRHPHASSFLDSWRKYLVAVPSSF
- a CDS encoding GAF domain-containing protein is translated as MTEDPTTAGGRPPHTAPESISEIGRALEGLRDRIRRLEIGEASATGEPDPSGEVVLGVDPQALAATQEILTVPTSGLSPAEVFGLVMDRAARLLDADRAMLFVLDPERAALVPTAARGFRRDDLGGLSVPPGEGVIGRAFVEGRALAYRRTAESAPRDPFVARFPVRDALVVPVRADSQVVGVLFAGRRGRGVPFTTEDTILLLVIADRVATALTHQRLVDRAADHLARLRELGAFSGQAVVDRDLTEVLARACEVGGRLLDVRVAAIGLSGVDGRLRLAAASGLPQDSATQWSAHREHGLARDVYAAARPLAVRDLHARAGEAEAFLGALGLRAALLVPLAVHDRTVGVLYLADPRPRDFAPDEVEAAQVLATLAALAVENARLYGDVRGALDAVKTAQDRLVQSEKARALGGMAGGIAHEFNNILAIILGKTQLMLARSTDETVREGLGHVEEAAWRAADIVRRLQGFAATRPDDSNGLIDINSLVHDAVTLTRGLWKDEAEARGIRIEVSLDLQDGPAVRGNAAELREAVTNLVLNAIDAMPRGGHLSLSTHPKDNGVELVLTDTGEGMSDDVRGRIFEPFFSTRSPLRTGLGLSVVHGIVGRHRGRIEVESEVERGTCVRVWLPGVGAARPAAAQSPAPAAAAAAPPAREAPAARPAASAARAGGPARVLVLEDEQQIRETLVDALTRAGHRVEAAADGLTGLARFQGGEFDIVLTDLSLPERSGLDVARAVKRMRPGIPVVLITGWGHLLDPALLAQSGVDLTLVKPFRLERVLAILDDALRLRRPV